Proteins encoded within one genomic window of uncultured Draconibacterium sp.:
- a CDS encoding ADP-ribosylglycohydrolase family protein yields MKNHFSLYSFLLLIILAVITSCTKTPQIEQNPNLVYESYHPKSTDRTISREGYYEQLQGFWLGTCIANWTGLVTEMDKIGNIGEIKTGDFYTRNDWGKPDQPSIWAEGIPSDLSPAIDFVFADVDSVWGADDDTDIEYIYQELLLKYQTSVLTGEQIREGWLEHIRHEEENYLWVSNQKAFDLMEEGLVPPATGDPENNPEYEMIDAQLTTEIFGLFAPARPDVALKMAHLPIQNTARENSEWISEFYVTMFSLASAADKTLPVKEQLFWMAEQAKDRLPETSYSLAMYEYMKAKYNEGISWEQARDSVYTRYQVNQADGYDMTSRNLYCNACFAAGINFASSLVSLFYGEGDLLETIKIGALCGWDADNPTATWGGLIGFMIGKDGVEKAFGRKFSNRFDIQRTRIGFEDDGVDTFENMAKKGIWIIDKVVQEEMNGGVDLKNNRWYVPETTERLNPYSGNQHKEFIIPRFSIPVPAAHK; encoded by the coding sequence ATGAAAAACCACTTTTCCCTTTATTCTTTTCTATTGTTAATCATTTTGGCTGTTATCACAAGTTGCACAAAAACGCCACAGATTGAGCAAAATCCAAATCTTGTGTACGAGAGCTATCATCCAAAAAGTACCGACAGAACCATAAGTAGGGAAGGCTATTACGAACAGCTTCAGGGATTTTGGTTGGGAACCTGCATTGCCAACTGGACCGGGTTAGTTACTGAGATGGACAAAATAGGAAACATTGGCGAAATAAAAACCGGTGATTTCTACACCCGAAACGACTGGGGCAAACCTGATCAGCCGAGTATCTGGGCAGAAGGCATTCCTAGCGATCTGTCGCCGGCAATTGATTTTGTATTTGCTGACGTTGATAGTGTTTGGGGTGCTGACGACGATACAGATATCGAATATATTTACCAGGAACTTTTATTAAAATATCAAACATCGGTTTTAACGGGCGAGCAAATTCGCGAGGGCTGGCTGGAGCATATCCGGCACGAAGAGGAAAACTATTTGTGGGTATCGAACCAAAAGGCTTTTGATTTAATGGAAGAGGGCTTGGTACCTCCGGCAACCGGCGATCCTGAAAATAATCCCGAATACGAGATGATTGATGCGCAGTTAACCACCGAAATTTTTGGTTTGTTTGCTCCTGCCCGCCCGGATGTTGCACTAAAAATGGCACACTTGCCGATACAGAATACGGCACGTGAAAACAGCGAGTGGATTTCGGAATTTTATGTGACGATGTTTTCGTTGGCCTCTGCAGCTGATAAAACTTTGCCTGTGAAAGAGCAATTGTTTTGGATGGCGGAACAGGCGAAAGATCGTCTTCCTGAAACCTCTTATTCCCTAGCCATGTACGAGTATATGAAAGCAAAATACAATGAAGGTATTTCGTGGGAACAGGCTCGCGATTCGGTTTATACACGATACCAGGTAAACCAAGCCGATGGATATGATATGACATCGCGAAACTTGTATTGCAATGCTTGTTTTGCTGCCGGAATCAACTTCGCGTCAAGTCTGGTTAGTTTGTTTTATGGCGAAGGAGATTTGTTGGAGACGATTAAAATAGGAGCACTCTGCGGTTGGGATGCTGATAATCCAACTGCAACCTGGGGAGGTTTAATCGGTTTTATGATTGGCAAAGATGGTGTTGAAAAGGCTTTTGGCCGGAAGTTTTCGAACCGTTTTGATATTCAGCGAACCCGAATTGGTTTTGAGGATGATGGTGTTGATACCTTTGAAAATATGGCAAAAAAAGGAATCTGGATCATCGATAAAGTCGTTCAGGAAGAAATGAATGGTGGAGTTGATTTGAAAAACAACCGGTGGTATGTTCCGGAAACAACTGAAAGATTAAATCCTTATAGCGGAAACCAGCATAAAGAATTTATAATTCCTCGTTTTTCCATTCCCGTGCCAGCAGCGCATAAATAA
- a CDS encoding hydantoinase B/oxoprolinase family protein → MTNKYFQLFVDTGGTFTDCIGIDKSGQEYRQKVLSSSSLRSTIQKVISATQCVIADTWNLHRDIFNGFSFRLLQQDSNENKVVSFDVQNRILELDSPCLIKEIEGSNFELTSNEEAPVLGARLITQTGLNEAFPYLHLKLGSTKGTNALLENKGAKTLFIVTKGFADLLEIGNQTRPDIFAMNVQKPRPLTHHIIEVDERIDSSGKVLKTFDFDDLKKKLQEIDLNEIETVAIALMNAFINPGHEQQLAQILIEMGFNFVSQSTELSPLIKILNRAETAVVNAYLSPIIHNYVNRIAEKTGRNLFQIMTSAGGLVSADKFHPKDSLLSGPAGGVVGAREIGGKEGYTQLITFDMGGTSTDVSRIDGEFDYRYELQVGDARINSPAIAIETVAAGGGSICGFDGYKLFVGPESAGAYPGPACYGAGGPLTITDVNLLLNRLDASQFGIPVFKDEAEKRLEELLVSMEKKTDGKPTADTVLNGFIAIANEIMAGAIRKISITKGYDPKDFALVAFGGAGGLHTCDIAEILGIQNILLPKDAGLLSAYGIGNASVERFAEKQVLQDVTEVENLLPYWFKEIEIEATKKLRNEGFNNENISIRQRMVFMRFAGQDSSLEIHFSDVEQLVSDFHQQYQKVYGHTVSNRSIEIEAIRVLAAVEKTDKEKIITAKTSYLPEPLNRTENGTPVFVRNELKAGAKIKGPALFLDSFSTTFVKSGWSLELQNSGTAILKSQVESQQHNMKQNRETKLELFTNRFMAIAENMGALLQRTSLSVNIKERLDFSCALLDKEGRLVANAPHIPVHLGGLGVCVRELIKHFEFKEGDTIVTNHPKYGGSHLPDVTLVSPVFYAGERVGFVVNRAHHSEIGGISPGSMPPNARNLEEEGVCIAPSSLVKNGLPDWNGVRNILLNSKFPTRSVEENLADLNAALAANKNGSEALIDLMDKHGKETVQNYLDLLRDHAAQKMKATLQKFADGNYSATEYLDDGSKLQVNIQLNDGNCSIDFTGSAAVHKGNMNATEAIVKSVSIYVLRLLLNETIPLNDGLLEPVDFILPTGLLNPDFDDDPSKCPAVVGGNVEISQRLTDTLLKAFGVVAASQGTMNNTLFGNKNFGYYETICGGCGAGNGFNGASAVHHHMTNTRITDPEIMEHRYPVRLEEFSIRKNSGGSGKWHGGDGVKRVLKFLEPVNLSVLTQRRKSGPFGLNGGDEGKPGCQKVIRANGEEIILDSIQNINMEQGDTFVIETPGGGGFGTD, encoded by the coding sequence ATGACAAATAAATATTTTCAACTTTTTGTAGACACCGGTGGAACATTTACCGATTGTATCGGCATCGACAAATCGGGACAGGAATACCGTCAAAAGGTATTGAGCAGCAGCAGTCTGCGCAGTACGATTCAAAAAGTTATTTCCGCAACCCAATGTGTTATTGCTGACACATGGAACTTACACCGCGACATATTTAATGGCTTTTCATTCCGTCTGCTACAACAAGACTCTAATGAAAATAAAGTTGTTTCGTTTGATGTGCAGAACAGGATACTTGAGCTCGATTCTCCTTGTTTAATTAAAGAAATAGAAGGCAGCAACTTTGAGCTGACTTCAAACGAAGAGGCTCCGGTTTTAGGAGCAAGACTGATCACTCAGACAGGCTTGAACGAGGCTTTTCCTTATCTTCATTTGAAACTCGGATCGACAAAAGGGACCAATGCTTTGCTTGAAAATAAAGGCGCCAAAACACTTTTTATCGTAACGAAAGGTTTTGCCGACCTGCTGGAAATTGGCAACCAGACACGCCCTGATATTTTTGCCATGAACGTGCAAAAACCAAGGCCGCTCACACATCACATAATCGAAGTTGATGAACGCATCGACTCAAGCGGAAAGGTTTTAAAAACGTTCGATTTTGATGACCTCAAAAAGAAGCTTCAAGAAATAGATCTAAACGAAATTGAAACAGTTGCCATCGCACTGATGAACGCCTTTATTAATCCGGGACACGAGCAGCAACTGGCACAAATTCTGATAGAAATGGGATTCAACTTTGTTTCCCAATCCACAGAATTGTCGCCATTGATAAAAATTTTAAACCGTGCCGAAACTGCAGTTGTCAATGCCTACCTCTCTCCCATCATCCACAACTACGTAAATCGTATAGCGGAAAAAACGGGCCGGAACTTATTCCAGATAATGACTAGTGCCGGAGGTTTGGTATCGGCTGATAAATTCCATCCGAAAGACAGTCTTTTGAGTGGTCCGGCCGGAGGTGTGGTTGGTGCACGCGAAATCGGAGGAAAAGAAGGATACACTCAGCTAATCACTTTTGATATGGGCGGTACCAGCACCGATGTTTCGCGCATCGACGGCGAGTTCGACTATCGTTACGAACTGCAGGTTGGCGATGCCCGAATAAACAGTCCGGCCATTGCCATAGAAACGGTAGCTGCCGGTGGCGGTTCCATCTGTGGTTTCGATGGTTACAAACTTTTTGTTGGCCCCGAGAGTGCGGGTGCCTATCCCGGACCGGCATGTTACGGAGCCGGAGGACCATTAACGATTACCGATGTAAACTTGCTTTTGAATCGTCTTGATGCCAGCCAATTCGGCATTCCTGTTTTCAAAGATGAAGCAGAGAAACGTCTGGAAGAACTGCTCGTTTCCATGGAAAAGAAAACCGACGGCAAACCTACTGCCGATACTGTATTAAACGGATTTATCGCTATTGCCAACGAAATTATGGCCGGAGCCATTCGAAAAATCTCCATAACCAAAGGCTACGATCCTAAAGATTTTGCACTGGTTGCATTTGGTGGTGCCGGCGGTCTGCACACCTGCGACATTGCAGAAATTCTTGGCATCCAAAATATTCTTTTGCCAAAAGATGCGGGGCTGTTAAGTGCTTACGGAATTGGTAACGCCAGTGTTGAACGTTTTGCCGAAAAACAAGTGCTACAAGACGTAACTGAGGTTGAAAATTTGCTACCCTACTGGTTCAAAGAAATTGAAATAGAAGCCACCAAAAAACTTCGTAATGAAGGTTTCAATAACGAAAACATAAGCATCCGCCAGCGCATGGTATTTATGCGTTTTGCAGGACAGGATTCGAGTCTTGAAATTCATTTTTCCGACGTTGAACAACTGGTTTCCGACTTCCATCAACAATACCAAAAAGTGTATGGGCACACCGTTAGTAACCGCTCCATCGAAATTGAAGCGATCCGTGTTTTGGCTGCCGTAGAAAAAACAGATAAAGAAAAAATCATTACAGCAAAAACAAGCTACCTGCCCGAACCGTTGAACAGAACAGAGAATGGTACTCCTGTTTTTGTTCGAAACGAGCTGAAAGCTGGAGCTAAAATAAAAGGGCCGGCACTTTTCCTCGACAGCTTTTCTACCACTTTTGTAAAGAGTGGCTGGTCACTCGAACTGCAGAATTCAGGTACTGCCATTTTAAAAAGCCAAGTAGAAAGTCAGCAACATAACATGAAGCAAAACCGCGAAACCAAGCTGGAACTGTTCACCAACCGGTTTATGGCCATTGCCGAAAATATGGGGGCTTTGTTGCAACGCACATCTTTGTCGGTAAACATTAAAGAGCGCCTCGACTTTTCGTGTGCTCTGCTCGATAAAGAAGGACGTTTGGTAGCCAACGCTCCTCACATTCCTGTTCACCTTGGTGGCCTTGGCGTTTGTGTGCGCGAACTGATTAAACATTTCGAATTTAAAGAGGGTGATACCATCGTTACCAACCACCCAAAGTATGGTGGTTCGCACTTGCCCGATGTAACATTGGTTTCGCCGGTTTTTTATGCCGGAGAACGTGTTGGTTTTGTGGTAAACCGTGCACATCATTCCGAGATTGGAGGAATCAGTCCGGGATCGATGCCACCAAATGCCAGAAACCTGGAGGAAGAAGGCGTTTGTATTGCTCCTTCTTCCCTGGTTAAAAATGGCCTACCCGATTGGAACGGAGTGAGAAATATATTGCTCAACAGCAAATTCCCTACCCGATCGGTTGAAGAAAACCTTGCTGATCTGAATGCAGCGCTGGCCGCCAATAAAAATGGCTCTGAAGCATTGATCGACCTCATGGATAAACACGGAAAGGAAACCGTGCAGAATTACCTCGATCTGTTACGCGACCATGCCGCACAAAAAATGAAAGCCACACTTCAGAAATTTGCAGACGGCAATTATTCGGCCACTGAATACCTGGACGATGGGTCAAAACTTCAGGTAAATATTCAGCTGAACGATGGCAACTGCAGCATTGATTTTACAGGCAGTGCGGCTGTGCACAAAGGTAATATGAATGCCACCGAAGCGATTGTAAAAAGTGTAAGTATTTATGTCCTCCGGTTGTTGCTGAACGAAACCATCCCGTTGAACGACGGTCTTTTGGAGCCTGTAGATTTTATACTTCCAACAGGATTATTGAACCCGGACTTTGATGACGATCCATCAAAATGCCCTGCCGTGGTTGGTGGAAACGTTGAAATCAGTCAACGCCTAACCGACACGCTGCTAAAAGCTTTTGGAGTGGTGGCTGCCAGTCAGGGAACCATGAACAATACTTTATTTGGCAATAAAAATTTTGGCTACTACGAAACCATTTGTGGCGGTTGCGGCGCCGGAAACGGATTTAACGGCGCCAGCGCTGTTCACCACCACATGACAAATACGCGAATTACCGATCCCGAAATAATGGAACACCGTTACCCGGTTCGACTGGAGGAATTCAGCATTCGGAAAAACTCGGGCGGCAGTGGCAAATGGCACGGGGGTGATGGCGTAAAACGGGTTTTAAAATTTCTGGAGCCGGTAAATCTTTCGGTACTTACGCAACGACGAAAATCAGGGCCTTTTGGATTAAATGGAGGTGACGAAGGAAAACCGGGATGCCAGAAAGTGATTCGTGCCAATGGTGAAGAGATCATTCTCGATTCTATCCAAAATATAAATATGGAACAAGGCGACACTTTTGTAATTGAAACGCCGGGTGGCGGTGGATTTGGTACGGATTAG
- a CDS encoding Nramp family divalent metal transporter, whose product MSTKKRILNILFWSVVSAAFIGPGTITTAAKSGAALGTDLLWALLFSTLACLLLQEATARLTITSGLNLGQAIVQQFEKSKAKLLILILVLGAIVVGAAAYEMGNLLGAVAGFRLIFDIPAWILVLIIGGVAAIILNIPSLKIISTIMGFVVVLMGIGFLITAFLIKPELEALLKGTFMPRFPTANAAGLLVLGLIGTTIVPYNLFLGSGISSQNKEVKEMRFGLAVAILLGGLFSMAVLIVGTAVTAEFSFENLSLALQKKVGPAGKYLLGFGLFAAGFTSSVTAPLAAAITLKSLFGNKNPEKWQANSLNFKLGWLVILLIGIGFAVVNVKPIPAIILAQALNGFLLPFISIFLFIVINNNAITGTKTNPTLLNALMLIVIFVTLILGLNSATKAFYSVFLPTISPGDEVLWSIGFMAIIISAWVWFKGLKK is encoded by the coding sequence ATGTCTACAAAAAAACGCATTCTGAATATACTTTTCTGGTCGGTAGTGTCGGCGGCTTTTATCGGGCCGGGAACCATTACCACTGCAGCAAAATCAGGTGCCGCTTTGGGAACCGATCTGCTTTGGGCCTTACTTTTTTCTACGCTCGCCTGTTTGCTTTTACAAGAAGCTACAGCCCGATTGACTATCACATCCGGCCTTAACCTTGGGCAGGCAATTGTGCAACAATTTGAAAAAAGCAAAGCCAAACTACTAATTCTTATTTTGGTTTTGGGGGCAATTGTTGTTGGTGCCGCAGCCTATGAAATGGGAAATTTATTAGGAGCAGTCGCCGGATTCCGGCTAATTTTTGATATACCTGCCTGGATACTGGTTTTGATTATTGGCGGGGTGGCAGCCATTATTCTGAATATACCTTCGTTAAAAATTATTTCCACCATAATGGGATTTGTTGTGGTACTAATGGGCATCGGCTTTCTAATTACGGCCTTTTTAATTAAACCGGAATTAGAGGCGCTGCTAAAAGGAACTTTTATGCCACGTTTTCCCACGGCCAATGCCGCCGGGCTTTTGGTGTTAGGATTAATCGGAACAACAATTGTTCCCTACAATCTTTTTTTGGGCTCCGGTATTTCCAGCCAGAATAAAGAGGTTAAAGAAATGCGTTTTGGATTAGCAGTAGCAATTTTGCTGGGAGGACTTTTCTCAATGGCAGTACTTATAGTAGGAACCGCTGTTACGGCAGAATTTTCGTTTGAAAATCTTTCACTTGCATTACAAAAAAAAGTTGGCCCGGCCGGAAAATACCTGCTTGGTTTTGGCTTGTTTGCTGCCGGATTCACCTCATCGGTAACCGCACCTCTGGCTGCTGCAATTACTTTAAAAAGTCTTTTCGGAAACAAAAATCCGGAGAAATGGCAGGCAAATTCGCTGAATTTTAAACTGGGCTGGCTTGTGATTTTGCTTATCGGAATTGGTTTTGCAGTGGTAAATGTTAAACCGATTCCTGCAATAATTCTGGCGCAGGCATTAAATGGATTTTTACTTCCTTTCATTAGCATTTTCCTTTTTATAGTAATCAACAACAACGCGATAACGGGTACAAAAACAAATCCCACATTACTGAATGCACTGATGCTGATTGTGATTTTTGTAACACTGATCCTCGGTTTGAACAGCGCCACAAAAGCTTTTTACAGCGTATTCCTGCCAACCATTTCACCCGGAGATGAAGTGCTTTGGAGCATTGGTTTTATGGCAATAATTATTTCTGCATGGGTTTGGTTTAAAGGGCTAAAAAAATAA
- a CDS encoding DUF819 family protein, with the protein METPFLALIILFVITPVVVIYLEGKFSILKKIGAVLICYGVGLIIGNMGVLPHGAEKYQNMLTDITIPLALPLILFSVDVRSWFKMARSAFIALATGLLSVLIIVIIGYFIFRNDIENTWQVAGMLVGVYTGGTPNMAAMKTALNVSQELYIMTHTYDLTLGAIYLVFILSIGQKVFLWFLPPFKPVKTEGTAVAEMNMEEEFESYDGILKKRTLLPLIGAFGISVAILGVSYGISLLLPKDYQTAVVVLLITSFGIAFSFVPKIKAIKKTFQLGMYLILIFCLTVASMADISKLSNISFSLFYYVALAVYGSHVIHIALARIFKVDADTVIISTSALICSPPFVPVVAGALKNRQVILTGLVVGIAGYAVGNYLGVIIAYLLK; encoded by the coding sequence ATGGAGACACCGTTTCTGGCGTTGATTATTCTTTTTGTTATCACTCCTGTTGTTGTTATTTATCTCGAAGGTAAGTTTTCGATTTTAAAGAAAATTGGTGCCGTGCTGATTTGTTACGGTGTTGGTTTAATTATCGGCAACATGGGCGTATTACCACACGGAGCCGAAAAATACCAGAACATGCTCACCGATATTACCATTCCACTGGCCTTGCCACTCATCCTTTTTTCGGTTGATGTACGCTCGTGGTTTAAAATGGCCCGCTCGGCATTTATCGCGCTAGCCACCGGATTACTGTCCGTATTGATAATTGTGATTATCGGCTATTTTATTTTCCGTAACGACATTGAAAACACCTGGCAGGTTGCCGGCATGCTGGTTGGCGTTTACACGGGCGGAACACCCAACATGGCGGCCATGAAAACTGCATTAAACGTGTCGCAGGAACTGTACATTATGACCCACACCTACGACCTGACATTGGGTGCCATTTACCTGGTTTTTATTCTTTCCATCGGGCAGAAAGTATTTCTGTGGTTTTTGCCACCTTTTAAACCGGTAAAAACCGAAGGCACAGCCGTTGCAGAAATGAACATGGAAGAAGAGTTTGAATCGTACGACGGGATATTGAAGAAAAGAACATTACTTCCATTAATAGGTGCTTTTGGAATTTCGGTGGCCATTCTTGGTGTAAGTTACGGCATCAGTCTGCTTTTGCCAAAAGATTACCAAACGGCAGTTGTTGTTCTGCTTATCACCTCGTTTGGAATTGCGTTTTCGTTTGTGCCAAAAATAAAAGCCATAAAAAAGACCTTTCAGCTGGGCATGTACCTCATCCTTATTTTCTGTTTAACTGTTGCTTCCATGGCTGACATCAGCAAACTATCAAACATATCTTTTTCGCTGTTTTATTATGTAGCTTTGGCCGTTTACGGATCGCATGTTATTCATATTGCGCTGGCCCGTATTTTTAAGGTTGATGCCGATACGGTGATCATATCAACAAGCGCGCTTATTTGTTCTCCGCCATTTGTTCCGGTGGTTGCCGGTGCATTAAAAAACCGTCAGGTAATTTTAACTGGTTTGGTTGTTGGAATTGCCGGTTATGCCGTTGGAAATTATTTAGGGGTGATTATCGCTTATTTGCTAAAATAG
- a CDS encoding GNAT family protein, translating into MQLNTQRLILRPVEANDKHAILTYRSDAETNKYQGWIPKTIDDVETFFGKLSTEFNVPDTWFQLAVLDKNSNELIGDIGIHFIDEQQVEIGYTIAKQHQGVGFVTEAALAVIDYLFGELKKHRITASIDPENVASVALLEKLGFRKEAHFVESLFLNDKWVDDIIYALLAREWKNEEL; encoded by the coding sequence ATGCAACTTAACACCCAACGATTAATTTTACGCCCGGTTGAGGCGAATGACAAACACGCGATTTTAACCTATCGATCGGATGCGGAAACCAATAAATACCAGGGCTGGATTCCGAAAACGATTGATGATGTGGAAACCTTTTTCGGGAAATTATCTACCGAATTTAATGTGCCCGACACATGGTTTCAACTAGCCGTGCTTGATAAAAACAGTAACGAATTGATTGGCGACATCGGTATCCATTTTATCGACGAGCAACAAGTTGAAATCGGCTACACTATTGCCAAACAACATCAGGGCGTAGGCTTTGTCACCGAAGCTGCCTTAGCAGTTATCGACTACCTGTTTGGCGAATTGAAAAAACACCGGATAACCGCCTCAATCGATCCGGAAAATGTTGCATCGGTTGCATTGCTTGAAAAACTTGGTTTTAGGAAAGAAGCACATTTTGTTGAAAGCCTGTTCTTGAACGATAAGTGGGTTGACGATATTATTTATGCGCTGCTGGCACGGGAATGGAAAAACGAGGAATTATAA
- a CDS encoding alpha/beta fold hydrolase, with the protein MKRYTIGLLTTLLLSFLIIETAIAQEHDFSGNWSGKIKLPTGELEMIFKITQNEGKYEAKMDVPKQSATDLPVGDVVQIGDSISIAVPVIMGNYSGHFSTPDSVTGKWKQSGMTFDVNLVKVDKVAPLLRPQTPEPPFPYHSEEVEYTNPESGLKLAGTITIPENAQSCPAVVMITGSGAQDRNETVSGHKPFAVIADYLTRNGIAVLRVDDRGVGGSEGSVSESTSLDFAGDVLAGVKFLKDRKEIDPKKIGLIGHSEGGLIAPIAATESKDIAFIVMMAGPGTVGEQILYEQAALIAKAAGLPDFSIEQQRLTHEKIFDVLKSEPDTAKAKEKLRETLSQGMYAGMNDDMKKAIDAQISSVNNTWFRFFLTYDPKPTLAKVKCPVLALNGSKDLQVPVSNLATIIKAVNSGSNRNVDTVRFANHNHFFQNCETGSNAEYAQIEETIDPEVLKTIKGWIVEQTTK; encoded by the coding sequence ATGAAACGGTACACGATTGGCCTTTTAACCACGCTTCTGCTCAGTTTTTTAATTATTGAAACAGCAATTGCCCAGGAACATGATTTTTCAGGAAACTGGTCGGGGAAAATTAAACTTCCCACCGGCGAACTGGAGATGATTTTTAAGATCACTCAAAACGAGGGAAAGTACGAAGCAAAAATGGATGTACCAAAACAAAGTGCCACCGATCTGCCCGTTGGTGATGTAGTGCAAATTGGCGATAGCATTTCAATTGCAGTGCCTGTTATCATGGGAAACTATTCTGGACATTTCTCAACTCCTGACTCTGTTACCGGAAAATGGAAGCAGAGCGGAATGACATTCGATGTAAATCTTGTAAAAGTTGACAAAGTGGCACCGCTTTTACGTCCGCAAACACCGGAACCTCCATTTCCATATCATTCAGAGGAAGTGGAATACACCAACCCGGAATCAGGCTTAAAACTGGCCGGGACAATTACCATCCCTGAAAATGCCCAGTCGTGTCCGGCAGTGGTGATGATTACAGGTTCGGGAGCGCAGGACCGCAATGAGACAGTATCCGGGCACAAACCTTTTGCAGTAATCGCCGATTATTTAACCCGAAACGGAATTGCCGTTTTACGTGTTGACGATCGTGGTGTTGGCGGATCTGAAGGAAGTGTTTCCGAATCAACAAGCCTTGATTTTGCAGGCGATGTACTGGCCGGCGTTAAATTTCTGAAAGACCGCAAAGAAATTGATCCGAAAAAAATCGGATTGATCGGACACAGCGAAGGTGGATTGATCGCCCCAATTGCCGCCACCGAATCAAAAGACATTGCTTTTATAGTTATGATGGCCGGCCCCGGAACAGTTGGCGAACAAATTCTATACGAGCAAGCGGCTTTAATTGCTAAAGCTGCCGGTCTGCCCGATTTTTCGATTGAGCAGCAAAGACTAACACATGAGAAAATTTTTGATGTGTTAAAAAGCGAACCCGACACGGCTAAAGCAAAAGAAAAACTGCGCGAAACACTTTCGCAAGGAATGTATGCAGGAATGAATGACGATATGAAAAAAGCCATCGATGCGCAGATATCAAGTGTAAACAATACATGGTTTCGTTTTTTCCTGACTTACGATCCGAAACCAACGCTGGCAAAAGTAAAATGTCCGGTGCTCGCGCTTAATGGCTCAAAAGATCTGCAGGTTCCGGTATCGAACCTGGCAACGATTATAAAAGCTGTAAACTCAGGATCAAATAGGAACGTTGACACCGTTCGTTTTGCTAATCACAATCATTTCTTTCAGAACTGCGAAACAGGTTCAAACGCCGAATATGCACAAATTGAAGAAACCATCGATCCGGAAGTTTTAAAAACGATAAAAGGCTGGATCGTGGAGCAAACAACAAAATAA
- a CDS encoding alpha/beta hydrolase, with protein MKNYIFLSLIFFLIGAQTLVAQETKYATDENILYTSDASAYAQERCKLDIYYPENKTDFTTVVWFHGGGITGGNKFIPEKLKEQGIAVVAVNYRLSPKVKCPVYIEDAAEAVAWTLKNIEKYGGSKDKIVVSGHSAGGYLTSMVGLDKHYLAKYDIDANDIAMLIPFSGHTVTHFTVRDERGIPGTQAIVDEYAPLYFVRPDAPPIIFITGDRELEMLGRYEENAYMWRMMKVAGHKNCKLMELDGFNHGEMASPALEVLLKEIRVLDK; from the coding sequence ATGAAAAACTATATTTTTCTTTCCCTCATCTTCTTTTTAATTGGCGCGCAAACCCTTGTTGCGCAAGAAACAAAATATGCCACCGACGAAAATATTCTGTATACCTCCGACGCCTCGGCATATGCGCAGGAGCGTTGCAAACTCGATATTTATTACCCTGAAAATAAAACCGATTTTACCACTGTGGTTTGGTTTCATGGTGGCGGAATTACCGGTGGAAATAAATTTATTCCGGAGAAATTGAAAGAACAGGGAATTGCAGTTGTGGCTGTAAACTACCGTTTGTCGCCAAAAGTTAAGTGCCCGGTTTACATAGAAGATGCTGCTGAGGCAGTGGCCTGGACTCTTAAAAACATTGAAAAATACGGTGGCAGCAAAGACAAAATAGTGGTGAGCGGACATTCGGCCGGCGGGTACCTTACCAGCATGGTTGGCCTGGATAAACATTACCTGGCAAAATACGACATTGATGCCAACGATATTGCCATGCTGATTCCTTTTAGCGGGCACACAGTTACCCACTTTACCGTTCGCGACGAAAGAGGAATTCCCGGAACACAAGCTATTGTTGACGAATATGCACCACTTTATTTTGTTCGCCCCGACGCTCCTCCAATTATATTTATTACCGGCGACCGCGAACTGGAAATGCTGGGCCGCTACGAAGAAAATGCTTACATGTGGCGCATGATGAAAGTGGCCGGACATAAAAACTGCAAATTAATGGAACTCGACGGTTTTAACCACGGTGAAATGGCTTCGCCCGCACTGGAAGTATTATTGAAAGAAATCAGAGTACTCGACAAATAA